The DNA window CGATGCGCGGCGAAGAAGATCGCCTTTTCGCGCTACGGACGAAAATCGCCGACCGCACCCAGCAATTGGCATCGATCGTGACCGTCGTCGGCTCCGGCCTCGTGATCGCGCTTGCCGCGATTTCGGTGTTTTTGGTGCGGCGTTCGTCGCGCGCGCGCGATTTTGCCGAAGCGCGGTTGCGCGACAGCAATCTCAATCTTGAGGCGACGGTCGACGAGCGCACGGCCGATCTGCGCGAAGCCAACAACGAAATCCAGCGCTTTGCCTATATCGTCAGTCACGATCTGCGCTCGCCGCTGGTCAACATCATGGGTTTCACCAGCGAGCTCGAGGAATTGCGTGGCGACATCTTCAGGCGAATCGCGACGCTCGGCCATATGACGGATTCCGCGCCACTCGTTCCGGCCGATGGCGGCGACGTCGAAACCATGCTCGACGGACCGGACAAGCAGCTCTCGCAGGATTTCGCCGAAGCGCTCGGCTTCATCAAATCGTCGATCGCCAAGATGGACCGCCTGATCACCGCCATCCTCAATCTGACCCGCGAGGGGCGGCGCGAATTCCAGCCGGTGCAAATCGACACCCGCGAGTTGATCGAGAGTATCGTTTCGACCGTCGCCCATCAGGCGGCCGAGGCCGACGCGCAGATTCGCATCGAGCCGCTGCCGGACATCATCAGTGACCGGCTTGCAATCGAGCAGATCTTTTCCAACTTGATCGACAACGCACTCAAATACCTCAAGCCCGGGGTTCCCGGCGACATCACGATCCGGGGCCGCACCAAGCTCGGCTTTGCGATTTTTGAGATTGCAGACAACGGCCGCGGCATCGATCCCAAGGACCACCAGCGGATCTTTGACCTGTTCCGCCGTGCCGGTACACAGGATAAGCCCGGACAGGGCATCGGGCTCGCCCACGTCCGGGCGCTGGTGCGGCGGCTCGGTGGAACCATGTCGGTTTCATCGGAACTTCACAATGGCAGCACATTCACGATAACACTGCCCATCGCCTGGGCAGCCAGTAACCGGAACAGAGATACATGAGCAAGCCAGTCACCATCATCATGATCGAGGACGACGAAGGGCACGCCCGCCTCATCGAGCGGAACATCCGTCGCTCCGGCGTCAACAACGAGATCTTGCCGTTCACCAATGGTACAGCTGCAGTGAACTATTTGTTCGGCAACGATGGTACCGGCGTCGACCATAAGGGCGAGGCGTTGCTGATCCTGCTCGATCTCAACCTGCCGGATATGACCGGCATCGATATCTTGCGCCGGGTCAAGGAAAACAAATATCTGAAATGCGCTCCGGTCGTCGTGCTCACGACCACCGACGACTCGCAGGAGATCAAGCGCTGCTATGAACTCGGCTGCAACGTCTACATCACCAAGCCGGTAAATTACGAAAGCTTCGCCAACGCCATTCGCCAGCTTGGCCTGTTCTTTTCCGTCATTCAGGTTCCGCAAGCCGCCACATGAGCGCTGCCATGCCCACGCTGCTATATATCGACGACGATGAGGCGCTGGCCCGGCTGGTCGACCGCGGCCTGACCCGGCTCGGCTTCAGCGTGGTCCATGCCGCAAGCGGCACGGCCGGGCTCGACCGGCTGCAGCAGGGCGGCATCGACGTCGTCGCGCTCGATCAATACATGCCCGGGCTCGATGGCCTCGAAACCCTCGAGCAGATATTGGCGATTCCGAATTCGCCGCCGGTGGTGTTCGTCACCGCTTCGCAGGATTCAACCATCGCCGTCACCGCGCTCAAGGCGGGCGCCGCCGATTATCTGGTAAAGGACGTGCAGGGCGATTTCATCCCCCTGCTCCAGGTCGCCGTCAACGGCGCGTTGCGTCAGGCGCAGATCCAGAAGGCCCGCGACGAAGCCGAGGCCGAGGTCCACGCCTCGCGCGACCGCTACGCCGCGCTCGCCGCCGAGCGCGAGGTGCTGCTGCGCGAGGTCAACCATCGCGTCGGCAACAGCTTGCAGATCATCGCCTCGCTGCTGCATCTGCAGGCCAGCTCCGCAGCGCAGGACGACGTCAAGGCCGCGTTGACCAATGCGATGGGCCGTGTGGCCGCGGTGGCTCAGGTTCACCGCCGCCTCTACACCTCGCACGATCTGAAGAGCGTGCTCCTGAACCAGTACCTGGATGCCCTGCTCGAGGACCTCAGGCGGTCCGCCGAAGGCAACCGGATGTCGCGGCTGACATTGAAGGCCGAACCGATCGAGATCGATCCGGACCGCGCGGTGGCGATCGGCATCATCGTCAATGAACTGGTGATGAACGCCGTCAAATACGCCTATCCCGACGGCGCCGGTCCTATTCACGTCGAGCTCAAGGCGCAAGGTGACGATCTGGTACTGTCGATCGCCGATGACGGCGTCGGCCTCAACGTCAAGGCGGACCCGCGCTCCACCGGCATGGGACAGCGCATCGTCACTGCGATGGCGACCAAGCTGGATGCCTGCGTCGAGCGCGATCCGAGCCATACCGGCACCCGGATCGTGGTCCGGTTTCGCCGCGTCAATGCACCCGCCACGAAACCTGCGAACGCGGCCGCGGGCTAAAGCCTTTTCGGTTCTGATGGAATCAGAACCGAGGCTCTATTTCTTTTGTTTTGACGCGTTTTCTTCACGCGAACCGGAAGCCACTTCGCTCGAAAACGCTATAGTGCGCGGTCGCATGCCGGCCCTCACCCTGCTATCCTGGCGCACATGACGTCGCGCGACTCCGCCACTTCCGAAATCACGCCCGAAGTGCTGCTGCGCGCCTATGCCTGCGGCATTTTCCCGATGGCCGAAAGCGCCGATGATCCGACCCTGTTCTGGGTCGAGCCGGAAATGCGCGGCGTCATCCCGCTCGACGGCTTTCATGTCTCGTCGCGGCTGGCGCGCACCGTGCGCTCAGACGCCTTCACCGTTACCGTCGATACCGCTTTCAAGGCCGTCATCGCCGGCTGCGCCGCGCCACAGCCCGGGCGCGACGATACCTGGATCAACAAGCGCATTCGCGATCTCTATATCGGGTTGTACGAACTCGGGCATTGCCACAGCGTCGAGGTCTGGGAGAACGATGACCTTGTCGGCGGACTATACGGCGTCAACCTCGGCCGCGCCTTCTTCGGCGAGAGCATGTTTCACCGCACCCGCGACGCCTCGAAGGTGGCGCTGGTGCATCTGGTGGCGCGGCTGATTGCAGGCGGTTTCGCACTGCTCGACACCCAATACGTGACCGAGCATTTGCGCAGTTTCGGCGCGGTCGAGGTGCCGCGACGGCGTTACCGGGCGCTGCTGGACAAGGCGATCACAGGAGAGGCCGCGGATTTCGGCAAGCTGCCGGTTGATCGCCCCCTCAGCGGCGCGGATGCGCTCCAGATCATCGCGGAGCGCGGCTAGCCGAAGGCGCGCTCTATTGCCGGAAAATTCCGAACAGACCACCAGGCTGCTGCTGAGGTTGCGGCGGTGGCGGAGGCGGCTGCTGCACCTGCTGTTGCATCGGTGCCGGCGGACGCGGAGCTGTCTGCTTTTGCGCCGGCGGACGCTTCTGCGCAGATGGTGGAGGCGGCGGTGCCGTGGGTTTCGGCGGATCGGGCTGCGCAGTGCTGACGACAGTGGTGTCAGGGACTTTGCAGTCAGTCAGCCAGATATCATAGATCGGATGCTCGATCGCGTGCAGGCCGGGGCTTGCCGCAAACATCCAGCCGGAAAAAATCCGCTTCACCTCGCCTTGCAGCGTGATCTCGTCGACCTCGACAAAGGCGTCGGTGTTGGCTGACTCGGTGGCCGGACGGGTGTAGCAGGCATCGGTCTTGACCCGCAGCGCGCCGAACTGCACGGTTTCGCCGATATCCTCATCGAAATTGATGATGCGTCCGGTGATTTTGTCGAGACCGGAAAAACTCGCTTTCTTGTTGATGATCTTCTGCGCCGGCGGCTCGGTGACGACTTCATCGCCCGGCTGCAACGTGGCCGGCGTCTGCGGAACCCCGGTCTGAGGAGTGCCCTTGGGCTGACGCTGTCCCGGTGGCAAGCCCGGCAGCGGATTGGGCCCTGATGGCGCGACGGCGACGCCCTGACCAGGCTGCGGCGGCATGCCGGCAGCCGCGGGCGGCGTGTTCTGCGGAATGACGGTCGTGCCTGGCGGCGGCGCCAAGGGCTGCGACTGGACTGCGCCGGGCGGCGGCACGCCCTGCGCTGGTGGCGGCAACCGGGTGGGAGCCGCAGGCAGCACACGGCCCTGCGGCAGTTCCGGCACGTCCTCCTCGTCGTCAGGCGGCGGCTGATTGCCGCGCGGGACATTGCCCGGCGGGCGCGGTGTGGGATCGGAAAAGATATTGCCGATCTGCGCCTGCGCGGGCGGCGCAAGTGTGATCGTCGCAGCGGCAATGAGGGCCGCAAAGCCAGTCAGGGCAATGGTTCGAAGCATCTCGCGCGGGCTTTAAGAGGCGAATCGGGCTGACGCCATTGTACAATTTATGAGCCGCCCACTGGGCAACCGGTTAACACGCCGAATACGGCGGGGAAAGGGCGCTTGCGGACGCTCCCACCGCTAGTATCCGGCTTCCAAAGCTCCTTTGCCCTCGCTGCAACCCCTTATGCGAACTTCGGAATCTTGAGGGCCACGACAAACCACGATTCCGATGCGGATCTCGGATTTGAAGCCCCTCGACCGACGCGCCGCCCCCGAAGGAACTTCAAAGCCACTGCACTGGTCAG is part of the Bradyrhizobium canariense genome and encodes:
- a CDS encoding sensor histidine kinase, with translation MTVDATRRRAIGQILLLAAGLFVLVAISALSVVLVTQSRKDNAWVVHTVEVENQINALLLDIRRAESATRAYMLSSAPQFLSENESATAAILPELDHLTHLTSDNPVQAENAAKLKTAVELRLGEFARGIDRTRNNDVAASIAVLREGRSNEAAEAITQITHAMRGEEDRLFALRTKIADRTQQLASIVTVVGSGLVIALAAISVFLVRRSSRARDFAEARLRDSNLNLEATVDERTADLREANNEIQRFAYIVSHDLRSPLVNIMGFTSELEELRGDIFRRIATLGHMTDSAPLVPADGGDVETMLDGPDKQLSQDFAEALGFIKSSIAKMDRLITAILNLTREGRREFQPVQIDTRELIESIVSTVAHQAAEADAQIRIEPLPDIISDRLAIEQIFSNLIDNALKYLKPGVPGDITIRGRTKLGFAIFEIADNGRGIDPKDHQRIFDLFRRAGTQDKPGQGIGLAHVRALVRRLGGTMSVSSELHNGSTFTITLPIAWAASNRNRDT
- a CDS encoding response regulator; the protein is MSKPVTIIMIEDDEGHARLIERNIRRSGVNNEILPFTNGTAAVNYLFGNDGTGVDHKGEALLILLDLNLPDMTGIDILRRVKENKYLKCAPVVVLTTTDDSQEIKRCYELGCNVYITKPVNYESFANAIRQLGLFFSVIQVPQAAT
- a CDS encoding sensor histidine kinase, with amino-acid sequence MSAAMPTLLYIDDDEALARLVDRGLTRLGFSVVHAASGTAGLDRLQQGGIDVVALDQYMPGLDGLETLEQILAIPNSPPVVFVTASQDSTIAVTALKAGAADYLVKDVQGDFIPLLQVAVNGALRQAQIQKARDEAEAEVHASRDRYAALAAEREVLLREVNHRVGNSLQIIASLLHLQASSAAQDDVKAALTNAMGRVAAVAQVHRRLYTSHDLKSVLLNQYLDALLEDLRRSAEGNRMSRLTLKAEPIEIDPDRAVAIGIIVNELVMNAVKYAYPDGAGPIHVELKAQGDDLVLSIADDGVGLNVKADPRSTGMGQRIVTAMATKLDACVERDPSHTGTRIVVRFRRVNAPATKPANAAAG
- the aat gene encoding leucyl/phenylalanyl-tRNA--protein transferase; protein product: MTSRDSATSEITPEVLLRAYACGIFPMAESADDPTLFWVEPEMRGVIPLDGFHVSSRLARTVRSDAFTVTVDTAFKAVIAGCAAPQPGRDDTWINKRIRDLYIGLYELGHCHSVEVWENDDLVGGLYGVNLGRAFFGESMFHRTRDASKVALVHLVARLIAGGFALLDTQYVTEHLRSFGAVEVPRRRYRALLDKAITGEAADFGKLPVDRPLSGADALQIIAERG
- a CDS encoding DUF2155 domain-containing protein, coding for MLRTIALTGFAALIAAATITLAPPAQAQIGNIFSDPTPRPPGNVPRGNQPPPDDEEDVPELPQGRVLPAAPTRLPPPAQGVPPPGAVQSQPLAPPPGTTVIPQNTPPAAAGMPPQPGQGVAVAPSGPNPLPGLPPGQRQPKGTPQTGVPQTPATLQPGDEVVTEPPAQKIINKKASFSGLDKITGRIINFDEDIGETVQFGALRVKTDACYTRPATESANTDAFVEVDEITLQGEVKRIFSGWMFAASPGLHAIEHPIYDIWLTDCKVPDTTVVSTAQPDPPKPTAPPPPPSAQKRPPAQKQTAPRPPAPMQQQVQQPPPPPPQPQQQPGGLFGIFRQ